Genomic DNA from Dermacentor variabilis isolate Ectoservices chromosome 6, ASM5094787v1, whole genome shotgun sequence:
GGGCACCTTGGCCACCACGGGCGTGTACACGGGCGCCACCACCTTGGGCACTACCAGGGCGTGCGCTGCGCCGTAGCCGTAGCCGTACGGCAGCAGGGCTGGGTAGCCAGCGTGCACGACGCATAGCGACGCCACGAGCAAGAAGGCGGTTGACAGAACCTGCAGTCCACGCGTAatcagacagagagagagagagaaaaaaaaagagggggggcgTTAACCATTTCTTTTTCCCCCACGAAGGTGTCAGCCTCAACACGGATTGTTTCCCCTCGCTTCTTTCAAATGCGTAAATAGATACACAACGGAATGTTACAAAAGCATCGAAGTGGCATATACTCAGCATTTAAAGCCACAACGTTCCAAGTAGAAGCCTTCAAGGCCTGTAATACGGTTCTAACAGACGTACGATGATGGCAGCAGTTGTTGACGCTGGTAAACAAAGGGTTAACGACATCTGGAGATgttagcccagtgaaatacctgGCATGCTACTTCGGACGATTGAGGGTGAACAGCGAAGATGTCATATTGACTGCATACTTAAGTGAAGGAAAGAGAGGCAACGTTTCCGAATTAATCTTGCCCAGAGTACGAGGATGGAGAGACTGTCAGTGTCGCATCTTGTGTTAGACTTTTCAGACAGAACTGGTTTCAAAAGCCAGCGGTGCTTTGGCTTCGGGCTATTTTGAGAAGGTAAGGGCTATAATTATGCTCTTTAAATTGAATAGCACTTAAACAGGGTGAAATGAAAAAGGTTAATTATGCAAATCCAACGCACATTTTGAAATCTATGTGACGCGAAGCTTTTCGCGTGCAACGCAGAAATGTTCATCATCTTCTGCAACGCGTTTTGCCGCACAGCGATTGAATGCCTGCCCGGCAAATCAGCAGGTTTCTTTGTAGTCGAGTATCAGTGCTTTCTGCTTCAGTGGTGCTTAGAGAGGACACATTCCGACAGGATAGCTTCCACCTTACTAAATCCAGAGGGCACTAAGCCACCTCTTACCATACCTGGCAGCCGTATAGTTCTGTGCCGCCAGAAGAGCCTGGTTCGAATATCACGTGGGTAGCATATAACCCTGGTTGGCATACTAACGTATGTAAAGTGTTTAGGTATTCAACTTCAGGCCAGGTGAATCCAAAAAATCTAAAAAGTTTAGGTGGGTGGTTCTGTCTAAAGTAAAACTCAGAGAGCATAGTATTAAGAAAGCACCATACATGATATCGGAGCCTCATTCGAATATAATATTTCGTAGCTGACAAAGCAGATGCAATTAATATATAAAAGGTGTTATGAATGTATCACTCGCATTCCCAGCTAACGCCATTAGGTAGTGCTGCCTGCAGTCCACTTCGAATATTTGCGCACTGGTTACCTTGGTATAATACGTCCTCTGCACACGAACGTATCCATGTCAAAAATAACCATACTGCCTATGCAAATTTTAGCGGAACATTTGACCCCTTCGTGACCCGTTAAGTTAGGTTAGCTTAGCTTAGATCATGCAGTGCGCACCTCTCACTGTTTGTACAGGCTCATTGGACTGCACGAACTACGCATGCGCGGGAACTGAGTTGCACACCACACGGCTGAGTCCGATGACACTACTCTTGCACTGCGCTCGTAGTTCGCGAATGGGGATCTCCTCCGGAATGTCACTCACGGCGTTCATGACGCTGACGCTGCAGACGTTGCTCGAAATATGCGAGAAGACGGTCGACACGGTACAGCTTTCTGCTGAGATGCCTCGGGCAAGTCTTC
This window encodes:
- the LOC142586354 gene encoding uncharacterized protein LOC142586354, giving the protein MNAVSDIPEEIPIRELRAQCKSSVIGLSRVVLSTAFLLVASLCVVHAGYPALLPYGYGYGAAHALVVPKVVAPVYTPVVAKVPTAVSYSYFHAVHPPPVIKLHAAPALVKLPYAPFYH